The following coding sequences are from one Schizosaccharomyces osmophilus chromosome 1, complete sequence window:
- a CDS encoding aminotransferase class-III, with protein MSVHDLLYLVPNSTPPKVVRGEGVNLYTDDNKKIIDGTGGAAVSSLGYGNREVIESMKTQAEKVCYVHNMAFTNEPAEELAHILVSQHPDVFARAYFANSGSEAVEAALKFALQYWQLRGEPERTHFVSRKQSYHGNTLFALGIGKMVSRRAPYVGVFPKVTSYVDPCYAYRCKKEGETDEQYVYRLEKQLEDEFLVVGPNRIAAFIAETVPGTCLGCATPVDGYFKAVRRVCDKFDILLILDEVMCGLGRTGTFHAWEQEGITPDLQTNAKTLAAGYQPISSVLVSHRVYKAFEESNAQLANFHTYQAHPLACSAAVTVQKIMLREKLVDKVAAIGKYLDEQLHKTFDSHPHVGDIRGRGVFWGLEFVKDKKSKQWFDPKYKVGALISKVGIKNGAFLNPGAGTYDGVHGDHIMVAPPYIITKEEVDTLISILAKSIDEAIASLPN; from the coding sequence ATGTCCGTCCACGATTTATTGTATCTCGTTCCCAATTCCACTCCTCCAAAGGTTGTGCGAGGCGAAGGTGTCAATCTGTATACAGATGACAATAAGAAAATTATAGACGGTACTGGTGGTGCGGCCGTTTCCAGTCTTGGATACGGAAACCGCGAAGTGATCGAGTCTATGAAAACCCAAGCGGAGAAGGTTTGCTATGTCCACAACATGGCCTTTACAAATGAACCCGCTGAAGAATTGGCACACATACTTGTTTCACAACATCCAGATGTCTTTGCTCGTGCTTACTTTGCCAACAGTGGCTCAGAAGCCGTGGAAGCAGCTCTTAAGTTTGCTTTGCAATACTGGCAACTCCGTGGTGAACCCGAACGAACCCACTTCGTTTCTCGTAAACAATCGTATCATGGAAACACTCTTTTTGCTCTTGGCATTGGTAAAATGGTCTCTCGCCGTGCTCCCTACGTAGGTGTTTTTCCCAAAGTCACATCTTATGTAGACCCTTGTTACGCATACCGTTGCAAGAAGGAAGGCGAAACGGACGAGCAGTATGTATATCGTTTGGAAAAACAACTCGAAGACGAATTTTTGGTTGTTGGTCCCAATCGAATTGCTGCTTTTATCGCCGAAACCGTTCCAGGCACATGTCTTGGCTGTGCCACACCCGTTGACGGCTATTTTAAGGCCGTTCGTCGCGTGTGTGACAAATTCGACATTCTTCTCATTCTTGATGAAGTCATGTGTGGTTTGGGTCGAACGGGGACCTTCCACGCTTGGGAACAGGAAGGCATTACCCCGGACCTTCAAACCAATGCCAAAACCCTAGCTGCTGGTTATCAACCCATCTCTAGTGTCTTAGTTAGCCACCGAGTTTACAAAGCTTTTGAGGAAAGCAATGCTCAACTTGCAAACTTCCACACCTATCAAGCCCATCCATTGGCTTGCAGTGCGGCTGTCACTGTGCAAAAGATTATGCTTCGTGAAAAGCTTGTTGATAAGGTTGCTGCGATCGGCAAATATTTGGATGAACAGCTTCATAAAACCTTCGACTCCCATCCTCATGTAGGTGATATCCGCGGTAGAGGTGTATTTTGGGGTCTAGAATTTgttaaagacaaaaaatcGAAACAGTGGTTTGATCCCAAGTACAAGGTGGGAGCTTTGATTAGCAAAGTTGGTATTAAAAATGGAGCTTTCCTTAATCCTGGTGCAGGCACCTACGACGGTGTCCATGGTGATCATATCATGGTGGCTCCTCCATATATTAtaacaaaggaagaagtTGATACTCTGATTTCTATCTTAGCCAAGTCCATTGATGAAGCCATTGCCAGCTTGCCAAATTAA
- the aga1 gene encoding acetyl-CoA:L-glutamate N-acetyltransferase, translated as MKNQIFSRVAAYGRARLVGTMPDKTKFISQDGTYPKGFLINGVSSGVKANAKKDLMVLFSPTPCNAAAVFTKNAFQAAPVQVSRSVLQENRGTGIHAVVVNSGCANAVTGEGGIQDAKAIAKTTDELTQPLRKLLNKKDSMSSTLLMSTGVIGQRLKLDKIQQGLGATFKDMGSSHQHWMNAAQAICTTDTFPKLVSKQVKVADRIYTIAGATKGAGMINPNLATLLGFFVTDAPIAPDAVQSILRHAVTNSFNSISIDGDTSTNDTIAFLANGAAGGSEITSTSLEYEPIRDAITGLAQDLAKLVVRDGEGATKFVTVRVHGAKSVEDATIVASTISNSALVKTAFFGEDANWGRILCAVGYSGATINPTATSVSFVPADGSKTLKLLVHGEPQNVNETRASEILAQEELTVDVDLGSGPFEKTNWTCDFSYDYVRINADYRS; from the coding sequence atgaaaaaccaaattttctCTCGTGTTGCTGCTTATGGCAGAGCACGCTTGGTAGGGACTATGCcagacaaaacaaaatttattaGTCAAGATGGGACGTATCCTAAGGGATTCTTGATTAATGGTGTTTCCTCTGGCGTAAAAGCCAATGCCAAAAAGGATTTAatggttttgttttctcctACTCCCTGTAATGCAGCAGCTGTGTTCACAAAAAATGCATTCCAAGCAGCTCCTGTTCAGGTCTCTCGTTCCGTTTTACAAGAAAACCGCGGTACCGGAATTCATGCGGTGGTCGTGAATAGTGGTTGTGCGAATGCCGTTACCGGTGAAGGCGGTATTCAAGATGCCAAAGCAATTGCAAAGACTACAGACGAATTGACACAACCTCTGAGGAAGCtattgaacaaaaaggatTCCATGTCTTCTACTTTATTGATGTCAACGGGGGTGATTGGTCAACGATTGAAACTCGACAAAATTCAACAAGGACTTGGTGCTACTTTTAAAGATATGGGATCTTCCCATCAACATTGGATGAATGCTGCCCAAGCCATCTGTACCACGGATACCTTTCCCAAATTAGTTTCCAAACAAGTCAAGGTAGCTGATCGTATCTATACCATCGCCGGTGCCACGAAAGGCGCTGGAATGATTAATCCCAATTTAGCCACTCTCCTTGGATTTTTTGTCACAGATGCTCCCATTGCTCCTGATGCCGTCCAGTCCATCCTTCGCCACGCAGTCACAAACAGCTTCAACTCAATTAGCATTGATGGTGATACAAGCACAAATGATACCATCGCGTTTCTTGCTAACGGTGCTGCTGGTGGTTCTGAAATTACTTCCACTTCTTTAGAGTACGAACCCATTCGTGATGCTATTACTGGGCTTGCCCAAGACCTTGCAAAGCTGGTGGTTCGTGATGGTGAAGGCGCTACCAAGTTCGTAACCGTTCGAGTTCATGGGGCAAAGTCAGTAGAAGATGCTACAATCGTAGCTTCTACCATCAGCAATTCGGCTTTAGTCAAAACTGCCTTCTTTGGCGAAGACGCCAATTGGGGACGTATTCTCTGTGCTGTCGGGTACTCTGGTGCTACTATTAATCCCACTGCAACTTCTGTAAGCTTTGTTCCCGCCGATGGCTCCAAAACATTGAAGCTCCTTGTCCACGGTGAGCCTCAAAACGTGAACGAGACTCGTGCTAGCGAAATCTTAGCTCAAGAAGAATTGACTGTAGATGTTGATCTTGGAAGCGGTCCTTTCGAAAAGACAAACTGGACTTGTGATTTCTCCTATGATTATGTACGCATCAATGCTGATTATCGCAGTTaa
- a CDS encoding methylglyoxyl reductase (NADPH-dependent): MTQVVPIVLVTGINGFLGSHTVEALLAHGYRVRGTHQSSHDPHCLFRNRPSWKGKVEMFHIPDHRVPNAYDEVIQGVDYVIHVATEVHSNGETSGIDPHHTLAVSIKGTENALNAAFKEPKVKRFVYVSSDAALKGPKNFNGDGHVFTEKDWNPLSLQDAQASNDEGLNYTVCKKLGEQTVQKFHATHKPHFQVIALNPPLILGPVFHLESVKQLSFSAWFFWQLMNGRYEIAPKTEIFNYVDVRDLAEAEVLSLTADTKEPRVIVCAGDLSNDKIVNTLIPQFPQFQEKIAKPNGQPSTCNYKIDASLSKSALGVQYRPHEETFYDAAESLYRLAGFF, translated from the coding sequence ATGACTCAAGTTGTTCCTATCGTTTTGGTAACCGGCATCAACGGGTTTTTGGGGTCTCATACAGTAGAAGCCTTACTAGCCCATGGGTATCGAGTCCGTGGAACCCATCAGTCTTCCCATGACCCTCATTGTCTGTTCCGGAACCGTCCTTCTTGGAAAGGTAAGGTGGAAATGTTTCACATTCCGGACCATCGTGTTCCAAATGCATACGACGAAGTTATCCAAGGTGTCGATTATGTTATTCATGTAGCCACTGAAGTCCATTCGAATGGGGAGACTTCTGGTATCGATCCTCATCATACTCTCGCAGTCAGTATCAAGGGCACAGAAAACGCTTTAAATGCTGCATTCAAAGAACCAAAGGTCAAACGCTTTGTCTACGTTTCCTCCGACGCCGCCTTGAAAGGaccaaaaaattttaatgGAGATGGCCATGTGTTTACCGAAAAAGACTGGAACCCATTAAGCTTGCAGGACGCACAAGCTTCCAATGACGAAGGTTTAAACTATACTGTATGTAAAAAGCTTGGGGAGCAGACTGTTCAGAAGTTTCATGCTACCCACAAACCCCATTTTCAAGTCATTGCCTTGAATCCTCCTCTCATCCTTGGACCAGTTTTTCATCTGGAGTCCGTAAAGCAATTAAGTTTCTCAGCATGGTTTTTTTGGCAGCTCATGAATGGACGTTATGAAATTGCTCCCAAGACagaaatttttaattatgTGGATGTACGAGACTTGGCGGAAGCAGAAGTGCTTTCGCTCACGGCTGATACCAAGGAACCTAGAGTCATCGTTTGTGCTGGCGATCTCAGCAATGACAAAATCGTGAATACTCTTATCCCCCAATTTCCTCAAttccaagaaaagattGCGAAGCCGAATGGTCAGCCTTCCACATGCAATTATAAAATTGATGCTTCATTGTCCAAATCTGCCCTTGGCGTCCAGTATCGTCCTCATGAAGAAACGTTTTACGATGCCGCTGAATCTTTATACCGTCTTGCtggatttttttaa
- the fet4 gene encoding plasma membrane iron/zinc ion transmembrane transporter, which yields MTAVPSPTTEIEVDEKAVTETYQVQHFQSIFKKCIQAIQSPGKHCDIRSAAPTQQVFDGENFLHRSCSPGDSCSDYKVKNGSIVECENIRDYIGQKRPNPAGRIFDLVTHLAGTSFVFILTLVILVVWAIVGGIYHAPDSWQIVMQDGSSIQCYISATLLMRQQQNHHNQLTTMIAQLRSRLCTIRRLIGPVLQGKSVASAPLKYQDLQDDVGDAQKLPVENWFSLICNYVSLVVGSVYFFMLYWAGIFIWVGFGKMLNWSDEWQLYINTATAVELTFTSVFLQNIRHRHMKYISRCVSSIFHIDAALEEALRRRSGDRERNPVIEIEAEKVNVGSRTIDYYAHLVGSGVGAVISAAVFIVWLAIGNTMHWNSNWWLIIGTYTGLVGFLDGFALRNVYFRESNHFNVHVQTLVDEEYLLFQSLGLPLPHDSETPVNKSFAYKLSSFIGYICSQAFSVYAAVIIIVGLVVAAGALRFNETAQLFCNTPTMIIEAALLIVLIEAHNFTNLENRVKFRNIHLRRLALMKAMVGDDYLANECA from the coding sequence ATGACGGCTGTTCCTTCTCCTACCACTGAAATCGAAGTGGATGAAAAAGCAGTTACAGAGACTTATCAAGTCCAACATTTTCAATctatctttaaaaaatgcaTCCAAGCTATCCAATCCCCCGGCAAACATTGCGATATCCGCTCCGCTGCCCCTACTCAACAAGTGTTTGATGGCGAAAATTTTCTCCATAGATCTTGTTCCCCGGGAGACAGCTGTTCAGACTACAAAGTCAAAAATGGCAGCATCGTAGAGTGTGAAAATATTCGAGATTACATTGGTCAGAAACGCCCCAACCCAGCTGGTCGTATCTTTGATCTGGTAACTCACCTAGCTGGTActagttttgttttcatccTCACCTTGGTCATTCTTGTCGTTTGGGCCATTGTAGGAGGTATCTACCATGCTCCTGATAGTTGGCAAATCGTCATGCAAGATGGTAGTTCCATTCAATGCTACATTTCTGCTACTCTTTTGATGCGCcaacaacaaaatcatCACAACCAGCTGACTACTATGATCGCCCAGTTGCGTTCTCGCTTATGCACCATTCGACGCCTAATAGGCCCCGTCCTCCAAGGAAAATCAGTTGCTTCGGCGCCGCTTAAATACCAAGATCTGCAGGATGATGTTGGCGATGCTCAAAAACTTCCTGTTGAAAACTGGTTTAGTCTTATCTGCAATTATGTAAGTCTCGTTGTCGGATCTGTCTATTTTTTTATGCTTTATTGGGCTGGCATATTTATTTGGGTTGGGTTCGGCAAAATGCTAAACTGGAGCGACGAATGGCAACTTTACATCAACACAGCTACGGCTGTAGAACTTACCTTCACTTCTGTGttccttcaaaatattcGTCATCGTCATATGAAATATATCTCTCGTTGTGTCTCTTCCATTTTCCATATTGACGCTGCCCTAGAAGAAGCCCTTCGTAGACGATCTGGAGATCGCGAAAGGAACCCTGTTATTGAGATTGAGGCCGAGAAAGTCAACGTTGGCTCTCGTACGATTGACTATTATGCCCATCTCGTTGGATCAGGCGTCGGTGCCGTGATCAGTGCTGCTGTGTTTATTGTTTGGCTTGCCATCGGTAATACCATGCATTGGAATTCCAATTGGTGGTTGATTATTGGAACCTATACAGGTCTCGTTGGATTTTTAGATGGGTTTGCTCTTCGTAATGTTTACTTTCGCGAAAGCAACCATTTCAACGTTCATGTTCAAACCTTAGTCGATGAAGAATACCTCCTTTTTCAGAGTCTCGgtcttcctcttcctcatGACTCAGAAACTCCGGTGAACAAATCTTTTGCATATAAACTAAGTTCGTTTATAGGATACATTTGCTCACAAGCGTTCTCTGTTTACGCAGCTGTGATCATCATCGTCGGCTTGGTCGTGGCTGCTGGTGCATTGAGATTCAACGAAACTGCTCAGCTGTTTTGCAATACCCCGACCATGATTATTGAAGCTGCTTTACTGATTGTTCTTATAGAAGCACATAATTTCACGAATCTGGAAAATCGTGTCAAATTTCGTAACATCCATCTTCGACGCCTTGCACTCATGAAGGCTATGGTTGGTGATGACTATCTCGCCAACGAATGCGCTTAA
- the mti2 gene encoding mitochondrial translation initiation factor IF-2Mt/Mti2 → MNFTKHASSFSTICMPKSWTWSCFFWSVSPLSSSFAKPAKPSKLIPSSNVSNSFVHLPTRSFHTSPLRAERNPTPLSVASRKQKQLRPLLIPPVLPVSSLSNHLQVSTQRLMRDLTRLGFKNVSPSYLLTFEYSSLIAEEYGYRVHTDSTSVASPQKPKSSQANAPLRPPVVTLMGHVDHGKTTLLDALRKSSVAASEHGGITQKIGAFTVPFDKGSKSITFLDTPGHMAFEAMRKRGANIADIVVLVVAGDDGVKPQTVEAIKHIQSADAPVIIAITKCDRPGLQPRKVIEQLMNYGIQAEEFGGDTQVVSVSGKTGSGVDELEAAILTLAEILEVRSSPKDQLEGWVVESCVAKGVGSLATIVVKQGTLSSGNFLIAGNSWGKVRSLLDVNNKRVKQVIPGQAAQVLGWKELPKAGDHVFQVKNESAAKEVLADIARRNGAQELYQLAESHNKQLEEQRLNSSETLESIPENKSEYFNVIAKCDDTGSAEAIIDFFKGLRNEDLQTRVLYAAVGPVTETDIERAETSNAIIISFGVPVPKATFREAERHKVKVLFHNIIYHLMEEIRTLFRERLPPVLVQRVPSEASVQAIFDIRLKKSNVPVAGCRVTNGTLEKAHKARLVRAGKIIWTGEIESLKHLKDEVTKIAKGRDCGILLKGIPEIRVGDKIQSYLNEYRPPEF, encoded by the coding sequence ATGAATTTCACAAAACACgcttcttccttttccacAATTTGCATGCCCAAGTCATGGACTTGGAgctgtttcttttggtcCGTGTCTCCCctctcttcttcattcgCAAAACCAGCAAAACCATCGAAATTGATTCCCTCTTCCAATGTGTCGAATTCCTTTGTCCATCTTCCCACACGTTCGTTTCACACGTCTCCCCTTCGTGCAGAGCGCAATCCCACTCCTTTGTCTGTTGCTTCccgaaagcaaaaacaacttCGACCCCTTCTCATTCCTCCAGTTCTCCCAGTTTCATCCCTCTCTAATCACTTGCAAGTGTCGACCCAACGATTAATGCGAGATTTAACTCGTCTTGGCTTTAAAAATGTTTCCCCTAGCTACTTGCttacttttgaatattCCAGTTTGATTGCCGAAGAGTATGGCTACAGAGTACACACGGATTCTACTTCCGTCGCATCTCCTCAAAAACCCAAGTCTTCCCAAGCAAATGCTCCTTTGCGACCTCCCGTCGTAACACTGATGGGTCATGTTGATCATGGAAAAACTACTCTACTGGACGCTTTACGAAAATCTAGTGTTGCCGCTTCAGAACATGGTGGTATTACCCAAAAGATTGGTGCTTTTACAGTTCCCTTCGACAAAGGCTCAAAGTCAATTACATTTCTCGATACCCCTGGACACATGGCTTTTGAAGCTATGCGTAAGCGCGGTGCGAACATTGCTGACATAGTCGTGTTAGTCGTAGCTGGTGATGACGGTGTAAAACCTCAAACTGTAGAGGCTATTAAACACATTCAATCCGCAGATGCTCCAGTCATCATAGCAATTACCAAGTGTGACCGTCCAGGATTGCAACCACGTAAGGTTATTGAACAGCTTATGAATTATGGTATTCAGGCAGAGGAATTTGGCGGTGACACTCAGGTAGTGTCCGTATCTGGTAAGACCGGTTCCGGCGTTGATGAATTAGAAGCTGCTATATTAACCCTTGCTGAAATCCTTGAAGTTCGCTCTTCTCCAAAAGATCAGTTAGAAGGTTGGGTTGTGGAATCCTGTGTTGCTAAAGGCGTTGGCTCCTTGGCTACCATAGTTGTCAAGCAAGGTACACTTTCTTCTGGAAACTTCTTGATAGCAGGCAATTCTTGGGGTAAGGTTCGTTCTTTGTTAGATGTAAACAACAAACGAGTCAAGCAAGTAATTCCCGGCCAAGCCGCGCAAGTCCTAGGTTGGAAAGAGTTACCCAAAGCAGGTGACCATGTGTTTCAAGTGAAAAATGAGTCCGCCGCCAAAGAAGTTTTAGCCGATATTGCTCGGCGCAATGGTGCTCAAGAATTGTACCAACTAGCTGAATCTCACAACAAACAACTCGAAGAACAACGGTTGAATTCATCAGAAACTTTGGAAAGCATTCCTGAGAATAAAAGTGAATACTTCAACGTTATCGCAAAGTGCGATGACACTGGTTCTGCTGAAGCCATCatcgattttttcaaaggacTACGAAACGAAGATTTACAAACGCGTGTCTTATATGCCGCTGTCGGTCCGGTTACGGAAACGGATATTGAGAGAGCTGAAACTTCGAATGCTATTATTATATCTTTTGGTGTCCCTGTTCCAAAAGCCACGTTTCGAGAGGCAGAACGACACAAAGTCAAGGTTTTGTTCCACAATATAATCTATCACttgatggaagaaattCGAACCCTGTTCCGAGAACGTCTTCCACCCGTTTTGGTCCAACGCGTACCCAGTGAAGCCAGTGTACAGGCAATTTTTGACATCCGtctaaaaaaatcaaatgtaCCCGTAGCTGGTTGCCGTGTAACCAATGGTACTTTAGAAAAGGCACACAAAGCTCGATTAGTACGTGCaggaaaaataatatgGACAGGTGAGATAGAAAGTTTGAAGCATTTAAAAGACGAAGTGACAAAAATAGCCAAAGGGAGAGACTGTGGTATTCTATTAAAAGGAATCCCAGAAATTCGAGTAGGCGATAAAATCCAAAGTTACCTCAATGAATATCGCCCTCCTGAGTTTTAA
- the tms1 gene encoding hexitol dehydrogenase, translating into MATQKAFVLRKPMDTAIEERPDEVVDGYHDVKVAIKATGICGSDVHYWKEGGIGDFILKKPMILGHESAGIVVEVGKGVRSVNPGDHVAVEPGIVCRHCEYCREGRYNLCPHMQFAATPPYDGTLRTHYIVPEDFLTKLPPQVALDEAAMFEPLSVAVHCCSRANLRAGSRVLVMGCGTVGLLLMAVAKAYGASDVVAVDTSVSRVEFAQKYADALPFTPIETRANESLPEYARRYRNAIVDKHGEFDFAVDATGVEICIHTAVLCLKPGATFVQAGNGKPVVQFPINHIVNNELNILGSFRYRAGCYDQATFLVSSGLVKLRPLITHKYKFEDALEAYKKTASGENGVLKVIIEGPEKE; encoded by the coding sequence ATGGCTACCCAAAAAGCATTCGTCTTGCGCAAGCCAATGGATACAGCTATCGAGGAGCGTCCAGATGAGGTGGTGGACGGATACCACGATGTGAAAGTGGCCATCAAGGCCACGGGAATCTGTGGAAGCGACGTTCATTACTGGAAAGAGGGTGGAATTGGCGACTTTATCCTCAAAAAACCCATGATTCTGGGTCATGAAAGTGCCGGCATCGTAGTGGAAGTCGGCAAGGGTGTTCGTTCAGTCAACCCAGGTGATCATGTTGCCGTTGAACCTGGTATCGTTTGTCGTCACTGTGAATATTGTCGTGAAGGTCGCTACAATTTGTGCCCTCATATGCAATTTGCTGCCACTCCACCTTACGACGGGACTTTGCGCACTCATTATATCGTTCCCGAAGATTTCTTAACCAAATTGCCCCCTCAAGTTGCATTGGATGAGGCTGCCATGTTTGAGCCATTGAGTGTGGCCGTCCATTGTTGTTCCCGAGCCAACTTGCGCGCTGGCTCTCGCGTTTTGGTCATGGGATGCGGAACCGTTGGTCTTTTATTGATGGCTGTTGCTAAAGCTTATGGTGCTTCCGACGTTGTCGCGGTCGATACTTCTGTTTCTCGCGTCGAATTTGCCCAAAAGTATGCCGATGCTCTCCCTTTTACACCCATTGAGACTCGTGCTAATGAGTCATTACCTGAATATGCCCGTCGCTACCGAAATGCCATCGTTGACAAGCATGGTGAGTTTGATTTTGCCGTAGATGCCACTGGTGTAGAGATTTGCATCCACACTGCCGTCTTGTGTTTGAAACCGGGTGCCACGTTTGTTCAAGCTGGAAACGGTAAGCCTGTCGTTCAATTTCCCATCAACCACATCGTGAACAATGAGCTCAACATCCTTGGAAGTTTCCGTTATCGGGCTGGCTGTTATGATCAAGCCACGTTTTTAGTATCCAGTGGTCTCGTCAAGCTTCGGCCTCTTATTACCCACAAGTACAAGTTTGAAGATGCTTTGGAGGCATACAAGAAAACCGCAAGCGGTGAGAATGGTGTCCTTAAAGTAATTATCGAGGGTCCTGAAAAAGAGTAA